One Onthophagus taurus isolate NC chromosome 11, IU_Otau_3.0, whole genome shotgun sequence genomic window carries:
- the LOC111424148 gene encoding rod outer segment membrane protein 1-like — MQQTTVKVKCGKPVFKFKFRTLRAIGIVASLMCGAIFLYNLNLVYVAFHIRYNIGVYIDMLSANGRVLPMFLVITALAISIVDICVMFYLGRAFSKTKNKHINFMLFVIVLVIIGSICFIFFMCILILSHSYSKRQQMHDGIVDAMMNYSKDSLTKETLDNMQVEYECCGSKNYSDWYDIKWYDANLINTGKFPSLKGEAPFSCCAIQSVYPCIHHGIEVAADAYLYKKDANISVSTEGCHTMILKKREACGWTLVLRLFGLAFLQTIVLIGMRLVQTGHSERKSFDREERLYTCWLFGCYAGKTKSVVPPPVPPLPPELLE; from the exons atgcaaCAAACAACAGTAAAAGTAAAGTGTGGAAAAcccgtttttaaatttaaatttcgtaCATTAAGAGCGATAGGGATTGTGGCATCGTTAATGTGCGGTGCtatttttttgtacaatttaaACCTGGTTTATGTTGCATTTCATATAAGATATAACATTGGAGTTTATATAGATATGCTTTCCGCAAATGGAAGAGTTTTGCCAATGTTCCTGGTGATCACAGCACTTGCTATATCCATCGTAGATATTTGCGTAATGTTTTACTTGGGGAGAGCTTTCAGCAAAACGAAGAACAAGCATATAAACTTTATGCTTTTTGTAATCGTTCTTGTTATCATTGGAtcgatttgttttattttctttatgtgCATACTGATTTTAAGTCATTCGTATTCAAAGCGCCAACAGATGCATGATGGAATTGTAGATGCAATGATGAATTACTCCAAAGATTCCTTAACGAAAGAAACTCTCGATAACATGCAAGTTGAATATGAATGTTGTGGAAGCAAAAATTACTCAGATTGGTATGATATTAAATGGTATGATGCTAATTTAATCAATACAGG aaaatttccAAGTTTAAAAGGTGAGGCACCTTTTAGTTGTTGCGCCATCCAATCTGTTTATCCTTGTATTCATCATGGAATAGAAGTAGCTGCTGATGCTTATCTTTATAAGAAAGATGCCAACATTAGTGTTTCAACTGAAGGTTGTCAtacaatgattttaaaaaagagGGAAGCTTGTGGATGGACTTTAGTGTTGAGATTGTTCGGTTTAGCTTTTTTACAGACTATTGTTTTAATTGGGATGAGACTTGTACAAACCGGTCATTCAgaaagaaaatcttttgatCGCGAGGAACGTTTATATACATGTTGGTTATTTGGTTGTTATGCTGGAAAGACTAAAAGTGTTGTTCCACCTCCAGTTCCACCTTTACCACCAGAATTATTagaataa